One window of Desulfobacca acetoxidans DSM 11109 genomic DNA carries:
- a CDS encoding methyltransferase type 12, with product MSVDQGKSTGADYYGPANITLAIFLVSVLGLFLEMLLIRWISTEIRIFAYLQNTILVVCFLGLGIGCFTSKKPVALRKLLLIPLFFLILLIAIPQTKEVLGNISQMLSNLGDLVIWHSVIVSNLWEALFYLIAGLLLTFLLMVLIVDIFIPLGRLLGRLIDAHPQTIWAYSVNVAGSLIGTWLFVLLSVLHQPPVIWLIVMAFFLFFFLEWGNKGKIDFALLLGIIIFSWLASQENSLEILWSPYQKLVLKESSCQKKEAGKFNLTVNNTNYQALLDLSEKNVKSHPNKFSSEMMGLSQYDIPLILHPRPQSFLVVGAGSGNDAAAGIRHNIKKITAVEIDPAIISLGRRYHPEKPYDSPTVQVVNDDARSFFATCQGKYDVISFGLLDSHTTTAMTNARLDHYVYTRESLERAKSLLAPGGIIVLSFEAQKPFIADRMASILSEVFQEYPLCFCIPYSNYGWGGVIFIAGDLITVRKQIDNNKRFAALIEKWQNTKPVPLTYTTKVTTDDWPYIYLQTPTIPILYYLLAGMMFLLLIRCGKYFSLKQLFSEWRLSHWHFFFLGAAFLLLEVQNISKAAVALGNTWEVNAVIVSGVLVMILVANFLAAIFPKLPLKVTYVALILSCLTLYFLDLSRFAFLPYFSKVVVVGGLTTLPIVFSGIVFIRSFAVVVGKDTALGANLIGALVGAMLQSVTFITGIKALLLFVAGLYFLSMLTQPPTLLKQPFPKGEPTPQIT from the coding sequence GTGTCTGTTGATCAGGGGAAATCCACCGGGGCCGATTACTATGGGCCTGCAAATATAACTTTGGCAATCTTTCTCGTAAGCGTGTTGGGTCTTTTCTTGGAAATGCTCCTTATCCGCTGGATTTCCACGGAAATTCGAATCTTCGCCTATCTACAAAATACAATCTTGGTTGTCTGTTTTTTGGGTCTGGGGATAGGTTGTTTTACAAGTAAAAAACCTGTGGCATTGCGAAAGCTTCTACTTATTCCACTTTTTTTTCTGATATTATTGATAGCAATTCCCCAGACCAAAGAAGTTTTAGGCAATATAAGCCAAATGCTCAGTAATTTAGGAGACTTGGTTATTTGGCATTCTGTTATTGTCAGCAATCTTTGGGAAGCTTTGTTTTATTTGATCGCCGGACTTCTCCTTACCTTCCTTTTAATGGTTTTGATTGTTGACATATTTATCCCCTTAGGTCGGCTGTTAGGACGATTAATCGATGCTCATCCTCAAACAATTTGGGCCTACTCGGTTAACGTTGCTGGCAGCCTCATAGGAACCTGGCTATTCGTCCTTTTAAGTGTTTTACACCAACCACCGGTAATCTGGCTTATAGTCATGGCTTTTTTTCTATTTTTCTTCTTAGAATGGGGAAACAAAGGAAAAATCGATTTTGCCCTTTTATTGGGAATTATTATCTTTTCCTGGTTGGCGAGCCAAGAAAATTCACTGGAAATTTTGTGGTCTCCATATCAAAAACTCGTTCTTAAAGAATCTAGCTGCCAAAAAAAAGAAGCAGGAAAGTTTAACCTGACCGTTAATAATACAAATTACCAAGCCCTGCTTGATTTGAGCGAAAAAAATGTAAAATCTCACCCCAACAAATTTTCTTCCGAAATGATGGGCCTGAGCCAGTATGATATTCCATTGATTTTGCACCCCCGTCCTCAAAGCTTCTTGGTGGTAGGCGCCGGTTCCGGCAACGATGCCGCCGCTGGGATACGCCATAACATAAAAAAAATAACTGCAGTTGAGATCGATCCGGCCATTATTTCATTGGGACGCCGATATCACCCTGAAAAACCATATGATTCTCCAACCGTGCAGGTGGTTAATGATGACGCCCGCTCTTTTTTCGCTACTTGCCAGGGAAAATACGATGTAATATCATTCGGGTTGCTGGATTCTCACACGACTACCGCTATGACCAACGCCCGTCTGGACCATTATGTCTATACCCGTGAGAGCCTCGAAAGAGCCAAATCGCTGCTGGCTCCTGGAGGTATTATCGTACTGAGTTTTGAAGCTCAAAAACCTTTTATTGCCGATCGTATGGCAAGTATATTGTCTGAGGTTTTTCAAGAATATCCACTTTGTTTCTGTATCCCCTACAGTAATTACGGCTGGGGAGGAGTCATTTTTATTGCCGGTGATTTAATAACAGTAAGAAAACAGATTGATAATAATAAGAGATTTGCCGCTCTCATTGAAAAATGGCAAAATACAAAACCAGTTCCGCTGACCTACACTACAAAAGTAACTACTGACGATTGGCCATATATTTATTTACAGACACCTACTATTCCAATATTATACTATCTCTTGGCAGGAATGATGTTTCTACTCCTGATTCGGTGCGGGAAGTATTTCAGCCTGAAACAGCTCTTCAGCGAATGGAGGCTTTCTCACTGGCATTTCTTTTTTCTAGGGGCCGCTTTCCTGCTCCTGGAAGTCCAAAATATCAGCAAGGCCGCTGTGGCATTGGGCAATACCTGGGAAGTGAATGCAGTTATCGTCTCCGGTGTCTTGGTCATGATTCTGGTGGCTAACTTTCTGGCTGCCATTTTTCCGAAACTGCCGTTAAAGGTTACCTATGTAGCACTCATACTATCCTGTCTAACCTTATATTTCTTAGATCTCTCCCGTTTTGCCTTTCTACCCTACTTCAGCAAAGTCGTGGTTGTTGGTGGTTTGACTACTCTCCCCATAGTCTTCAGCGGCATAGTCTTTATTCGCTCCTTTGCTGTTGTAGTTGGCAAGGACACTGCTCTGGGGGCAAATTTAATCGGGGCCTTGGTAGGTGCTATGCTCCAATCCGTCACCTTTATAACAGGCATCAAGGCCCTGTTGCTTTTTGTAGCAGGTCTTTATTTTCTTTCCATGCTAACCCAGCCACCAACTCTTCTAAAACAGCCTTTTCCGAAAGGCGAACCCACTCCACAAATAACTTAA
- a CDS encoding ABC transporter ATP-binding protein — protein sequence MQKNKDVPVQPQSLIILRGVTKIYHQGLEEVKALRDVDLKIADGEFVAVTGKSGCGKSTLLHVIGGLENVSAGSIQFQGRDLSRFDDVQLTRYRRDQVGIVFQSFNLMPLLTIVENVALPQILRGTPSHEALRLAGEWLRRVNLTHRRNHKPHQVSGGEMQRAAIARALINRPALLLADEPTGNLDSTHAAQVLQLFAELHRQERLTVVMVTHALEAAQFADRTLKMQDGRLHP from the coding sequence GTGCAAAAGAATAAAGACGTACCTGTCCAACCTCAGTCCCTCATCATTTTACGGGGTGTCACCAAAATCTACCACCAGGGTTTGGAGGAGGTTAAGGCTTTACGGGACGTGGACCTCAAGATCGCCGACGGCGAATTTGTGGCGGTGACCGGCAAGAGCGGCTGCGGCAAAAGCACCCTGCTGCATGTCATCGGCGGCTTGGAGAACGTCTCGGCGGGCAGCATCCAGTTTCAGGGGCGGGACTTGAGCCGCTTCGACGACGTGCAGCTCACCCGCTACCGCCGGGACCAGGTGGGCATCGTGTTCCAGAGTTTTAACCTGATGCCCTTGCTGACCATCGTCGAAAATGTAGCCCTGCCCCAGATTCTGCGGGGCACGCCGTCCCACGAGGCCCTGAGGTTGGCCGGGGAATGGCTTAGGCGGGTAAACCTGACGCATCGGCGCAACCACAAACCCCACCAGGTATCAGGCGGAGAGATGCAGCGGGCGGCCATCGCCCGGGCCCTGATCAACCGGCCGGCCCTGCTGTTGGCGGATGAACCGACCGGCAACCTTGATTCGACCCATGCGGCGCAGGTGTTGCAGCTCTTCGCCGAACTGCATCGGCAGGAACGGTTGACGGTGGTCATGGTGACGCACGCCCTGGAAGCGGCGCAGTTTGCCGACCGCACCCTGAAGATGCAGGATGGACGGTTACATCCATGA
- a CDS encoding FtsX-like permease family protein → MNTWMLRLPFRHLREHPGRSLLGILSIALGTAVYLSIALASSSALRSFQAGVAAVAGKAQLRLQSPGAALDEVLYAQVRRRPEVKHAAPVVETMVEIKGQESSSVVLLGIDPFSEGPLRDYQFLSGSGLDQEAFINFLTRPGWVMLSAPLAARLHLAPGDGFTAVVGALVRNLRVAGIFRTPGDLYPLEGAIMLMDLGQAQELLDRVGRLDYVDLIVEGDIETVAALLRGILPPGVEIATPGSQAEYMAGLVAAYRLNLSVLSAIALFVGMFLIYQSVTLSVVRRRREIGLLRTLGMTRGQVMLLFLTEGILSGVLGGLVGLVLGVALAQAALGMVAQSLTSLYQPAAAGEVWLEGRVLLQAWVLAVGATFLASWVPAREASRTKVRAVWYKEELEEKLAGWARSSFLMGIGVLGMAGIAALIKVGHGIPWPAFLSAFLILLGFSLFTPLVAWWLGWRLSPIFRRYLGFAGDMGCRYLSGSLSRSAVSIAALSTALGLVIAVVAMIGSFRQTVDDWVMRSISGDIFFGPAVFSTAGYDQFLPPEVLRDLQRDDRIADLYHYRCVRLPFKDRYILVIGGSFDILERHGGLWFLSGDPRGTVARARSEGQILVTEPFAETFGVEEGEWVDLPTPSGPQRLQIAGVFYDYRTDGAAVWMDRGLFQKFWHDDRLNAVRIYLKDQGRTKEFQADLRQKYQGRYRLSALSHRDLKDGILRIFDETFALTYALEGVAVLVAVFGIITTFLVLVMERERELALLQALGASRGQIMGMVLVESGLASLLSFVLGALAGSVLALLLILVINKQAFGWTIHLSFNPDIYWQSLLLVLVLGLAAGAYPAWRAIRPHLAVILKEE, encoded by the coding sequence ATGAATACCTGGATGTTGCGCCTGCCCTTTCGGCATCTTAGGGAACACCCCGGCCGGAGTCTATTAGGGATTCTTAGCATCGCCTTGGGAACGGCGGTCTATCTTAGCATTGCCCTGGCCTCGAGCAGCGCCTTGAGGAGTTTTCAGGCCGGAGTGGCGGCCGTAGCCGGCAAGGCCCAACTGCGTCTGCAGAGTCCGGGGGCGGCCCTGGATGAGGTATTGTATGCCCAGGTGCGGCGGCGGCCGGAGGTGAAGCATGCCGCGCCGGTGGTAGAGACCATGGTGGAGATCAAGGGTCAGGAGTCCTCCTCCGTCGTGCTCTTGGGGATCGACCCCTTTTCCGAGGGTCCTCTGCGGGATTATCAGTTCCTCTCCGGTTCGGGACTGGATCAGGAGGCCTTCATTAATTTTCTGACCCGCCCGGGTTGGGTGATGCTCAGCGCCCCTCTGGCGGCGCGGTTGCACCTAGCCCCCGGTGATGGCTTTACCGCCGTGGTGGGGGCTCTGGTCCGGAACCTGCGCGTTGCCGGCATATTTCGCACCCCTGGCGACCTCTACCCTCTGGAAGGGGCGATAATGCTTATGGATTTGGGGCAGGCGCAGGAGTTGTTGGACCGGGTGGGGCGCCTGGACTATGTGGACCTTATCGTCGAAGGGGACATTGAAACTGTCGCCGCATTGCTGCGGGGGATTTTACCACCGGGAGTGGAGATTGCCACTCCAGGGTCCCAGGCGGAGTATATGGCGGGGTTGGTGGCGGCCTATCGCCTCAACCTGTCGGTGTTGAGCGCTATCGCCCTCTTTGTCGGGATGTTTCTGATCTATCAGTCAGTAACCCTGTCGGTGGTGCGCCGCCGCCGGGAGATTGGCCTGCTGCGCACCCTGGGGATGACCAGGGGGCAGGTGATGCTGCTTTTCCTGACGGAAGGCATCCTGAGCGGCGTCCTGGGGGGGCTTGTCGGGCTGGTGCTGGGTGTCGCTCTGGCTCAAGCCGCCTTGGGTATGGTGGCTCAGAGTCTGACCTCACTCTATCAACCGGCCGCTGCCGGAGAGGTCTGGCTGGAGGGGCGGGTATTGCTGCAGGCCTGGGTCCTGGCGGTCGGGGCGACTTTTCTGGCCTCCTGGGTACCGGCTCGGGAGGCCTCCCGGACCAAAGTCCGGGCAGTCTGGTACAAAGAGGAATTGGAAGAAAAGCTGGCCGGATGGGCCAGGTCCAGTTTCCTCATGGGGATCGGAGTCCTGGGGATGGCCGGGATCGCCGCCTTGATCAAGGTAGGCCATGGTATTCCCTGGCCGGCTTTTTTATCGGCCTTTCTGATTCTGTTGGGATTTTCCCTGTTCACACCCCTGGTGGCCTGGTGGCTGGGATGGCGGTTGTCGCCGATTTTTCGGAGATACCTGGGCTTTGCCGGAGATATGGGTTGCAGGTATCTCTCAGGGTCGCTGAGTCGGAGTGCGGTGAGCATTGCCGCCCTGTCTACGGCCCTGGGATTGGTGATTGCGGTGGTGGCCATGATCGGTTCCTTCCGGCAGACCGTCGATGATTGGGTGATGCGATCAATCAGCGGCGACATCTTTTTCGGACCGGCGGTGTTCTCCACGGCCGGCTACGATCAATTCCTGCCGCCGGAGGTGCTGCGGGACCTGCAGCGGGATGACCGGATTGCCGATCTCTACCATTATCGTTGCGTCCGCCTGCCCTTTAAAGACCGTTATATCCTGGTTATCGGCGGCAGTTTTGACATCCTGGAACGCCACGGCGGTCTCTGGTTCCTGAGTGGGGATCCGCGTGGGACTGTGGCACGCGCCAGATCAGAAGGCCAGATCCTGGTAACAGAGCCGTTTGCCGAAACATTCGGGGTAGAGGAGGGGGAGTGGGTGGACCTCCCGACGCCTTCCGGGCCGCAGCGGCTACAGATCGCCGGAGTGTTCTACGACTACCGCACCGACGGGGCCGCTGTTTGGATGGACCGGGGCCTGTTCCAGAAATTCTGGCACGACGACCGGTTGAACGCAGTGCGTATCTATCTTAAAGACCAAGGCCGGACGAAAGAGTTTCAAGCCGACCTGCGGCAGAAATATCAGGGGCGCTATCGGCTGTCGGCGCTGTCGCACCGGGACCTCAAAGACGGTATCCTGCGCATCTTCGACGAGACCTTTGCCTTGACCTACGCCCTCGAGGGAGTTGCGGTGCTGGTGGCGGTCTTCGGCATTATTACGACCTTTCTGGTGCTGGTCATGGAACGGGAGCGGGAGTTAGCCCTGCTACAGGCCCTTGGGGCCTCCCGAGGGCAGATTATGGGCATGGTATTGGTGGAATCGGGATTGGCCAGCCTGCTGAGCTTTGTTTTAGGCGCCCTGGCCGGGTCGGTCCTGGCCCTGCTGCTCATCCTGGTGATCAATAAACAGGCTTTCGGCTGGACGATCCACCTGTCCTTCAATCCCGATATCTATTGGCAGAGCCTGTTGCTCGTACTTGTCCTCGGGTTGGCCGCCGGGGCCTATCCTGCCTGGCGGGCCATTAGACCGCACCTAGCGGTCATTTTAAAGGAAGAATGA
- a CDS encoding TonB-dependent receptor, PCPU motif-type — MALRGFILGLWLIFLVIPVAAAGAETMPETQEAEEQSTEAVKLEEITIMAPQPGVEITTDKTIIRMDQFKKPGYVRTLEDVLQEIGGIDVLRSNAMMASPGDEVAIRGLSEGRLVVEIDGRRINHTGQMGRYIVDWSTLTVDDIERVEIIRGAHSVLHPFAIGGVINIITKKGKKTDQLKPDVGISSGYSSFNTYFNQGSVDGGIANLVGYHFSGSRQSTDGYLRNNFQWNNNYAGGLQFFLPFESTLWLGARYSKVQYGFPVVNDPTRTDFDPSYPPFLSTADALRHLPTAIQLPGEPIPQWNKDTYYLDLILTAPLGPGTAKVHAYTTNGRRDIHYYQVQAGKNVFTNVDTRDVTEGILAEYRDIKLFERNYLKDYLTVGFDYQLLGQPPSNPMIYIVKSAYLQDVVKLWDKVTFTGGVRYYNIQMDTYYSWFEQGQPAPVFPTSGKEQRESDWFPSFKLDVQATPDTALYAAVSRALRLPCPUDYYWWARCASLDNPVLRPETAWEYETGIIQNFKPLTLRSTFYYYDIQNFMNDSGITSPGTGLGSNCLYNIPSVKMYGVELEAALDFKNRFRGMVSYSYQGFDATYSPFQQDWSYYLPLICPKHKIKMMGRARLWEDGWLQADVRFLSAREVQKHATGKLGAYATLDLGFEQKFRFWQQELSLNVFGNNLTGTRYQEIQGYYMPRQTFGFTIGTKF; from the coding sequence ATGGCTCTCAGAGGATTTATATTGGGGTTATGGCTAATATTTCTGGTTATCCCCGTAGCGGCGGCGGGGGCCGAAACAATGCCGGAAACCCAGGAGGCCGAAGAACAGTCGACCGAAGCGGTAAAATTGGAGGAGATCACCATCATGGCGCCGCAGCCGGGAGTGGAGATCACCACGGACAAGACTATTATCCGCATGGATCAGTTCAAGAAGCCGGGGTACGTCCGCACCCTGGAGGACGTGCTGCAGGAGATCGGCGGTATTGATGTGTTGCGGAGTAATGCCATGATGGCCAGCCCCGGCGATGAGGTGGCCATCCGGGGGTTGAGCGAAGGTCGGCTGGTGGTGGAGATCGACGGTCGCCGGATCAATCATACCGGCCAGATGGGGAGGTACATCGTTGATTGGTCTACTCTGACCGTTGATGATATCGAACGGGTGGAGATTATCCGCGGGGCGCATTCGGTGCTCCATCCTTTCGCCATTGGCGGGGTTATCAATATTATTACCAAAAAAGGAAAAAAGACCGACCAGTTAAAGCCCGATGTCGGTATTTCGTCCGGTTACTCGTCCTTCAATACCTATTTCAATCAGGGGTCGGTGGATGGCGGGATAGCCAACCTCGTGGGCTACCATTTTTCCGGCAGCCGGCAATCCACTGACGGGTATTTGCGCAACAATTTTCAGTGGAACAACAATTATGCCGGAGGTCTGCAGTTCTTTCTGCCGTTTGAATCTACCCTCTGGCTAGGGGCTCGGTACAGCAAGGTCCAATACGGTTTTCCGGTGGTCAACGACCCGACCCGGACGGATTTTGATCCGAGTTATCCTCCCTTTCTATCTACTGCCGATGCGTTGCGCCACCTGCCCACCGCTATCCAGCTTCCCGGCGAACCCATCCCACAGTGGAATAAAGATACCTACTATCTGGATCTCATCCTGACTGCGCCGCTGGGTCCTGGGACCGCCAAGGTACACGCTTACACCACCAACGGCCGCCGGGATATCCATTACTATCAGGTGCAGGCCGGGAAAAATGTCTTCACCAACGTCGATACCCGTGACGTAACCGAGGGAATTTTGGCGGAATACCGGGATATCAAGCTGTTCGAGCGAAATTATCTTAAAGACTATCTGACCGTCGGATTTGATTACCAATTATTAGGACAGCCGCCGTCGAATCCGATGATCTATATAGTAAAATCAGCTTATTTGCAAGATGTGGTCAAGCTGTGGGATAAAGTGACCTTTACCGGCGGGGTGCGCTACTATAACATTCAGATGGACACCTACTATTCCTGGTTTGAACAGGGTCAGCCGGCCCCGGTCTTTCCCACTTCAGGTAAGGAACAACGAGAATCGGACTGGTTCCCGAGCTTCAAACTGGACGTGCAGGCCACCCCGGACACGGCGTTGTATGCCGCGGTCAGCCGGGCGTTGCGCCTGCCCTGCCCCTGAGACTACTACTGGTGGGCGCGGTGCGCCTCCTTGGATAATCCGGTGTTAAGACCGGAGACGGCGTGGGAATATGAAACCGGTATCATTCAGAACTTTAAACCCCTTACCTTAAGGAGCACGTTTTATTACTACGATATCCAAAATTTTATGAACGACAGTGGTATTACCTCGCCGGGAACCGGCCTGGGCAGCAACTGTTTGTACAACATCCCGAGCGTCAAGATGTACGGGGTAGAGTTGGAGGCGGCCTTGGACTTTAAAAACCGCTTCCGGGGCATGGTCTCTTACAGCTATCAGGGGTTTGACGCCACTTATTCTCCTTTTCAACAGGACTGGTCGTACTATCTGCCACTCATTTGCCCTAAACACAAAATCAAGATGATGGGTCGGGCCAGGCTTTGGGAAGACGGCTGGCTTCAGGCCGATGTACGCTTCCTGAGTGCTCGTGAAGTCCAAAAGCATGCCACCGGCAAGCTTGGGGCCTATGCTACTTTGGACTTGGGTTTTGAGCAAAAGTTCCGCTTCTGGCAGCAGGAGTTGTCCCTCAATGTCTTTGGCAACAACCTGACGGGTACCCGCTATCAGGAAATCCAGGGCTACTATATGCCCCGGCAGACCTTCGGATTTACTATTGGAACCAAATTTTAA
- a CDS encoding SAM-dependent methyltransferase, which translates to MQLRFRLSFTVLLGCLMLLVGAISAHSGSIKPGTFYVVGVGPAGPEHTTLRALEVIKGVDYILCEDKMVERFKPYVKDKPVLADPWKGMWDYKGKPWEELPKMKLEEKRAFQEERIRIREEIVRQIKEKLAQGKTVALLDSGDPCLFGPSHWFSEGFEPQQVEIIPGVGAFTAAMAALKKSSIPAYDTRFVMQTSPYFFTGSGKEMLGELAKYPISMVFYMGIRELPNLVPLLRQSHPGDLPIAVVYNAGYPDKEKVVKGTLDTILEQVAGEKEKWMGLIIVGRCLEGKPYRTRVENLVGYQDVKKSKQSDSTVPKP; encoded by the coding sequence ATGCAATTGCGGTTTCGTTTGAGTTTTACGGTATTGCTTGGATGTCTGATGTTGTTGGTCGGAGCAATCTCCGCTCATTCCGGTTCCATCAAGCCTGGGACTTTTTATGTCGTAGGCGTCGGTCCCGCCGGTCCGGAGCATACCACGCTGCGGGCCTTGGAAGTCATCAAGGGGGTGGACTACATCCTCTGCGAAGATAAGATGGTGGAGCGGTTTAAGCCTTACGTGAAAGATAAGCCTGTTCTGGCCGACCCCTGGAAGGGCATGTGGGATTATAAGGGCAAGCCTTGGGAAGAACTTCCCAAGATGAAGCTAGAAGAAAAACGGGCCTTTCAGGAAGAGCGGATCAGAATCCGGGAGGAGATTGTCCGCCAGATAAAGGAGAAATTAGCTCAAGGTAAAACCGTGGCCCTGCTGGACAGCGGCGATCCCTGCCTCTTCGGGCCATCCCATTGGTTTAGTGAAGGTTTTGAGCCGCAACAGGTAGAGATCATTCCGGGAGTGGGGGCCTTTACGGCGGCCATGGCGGCCCTGAAAAAATCCAGCATTCCGGCCTACGACACGCGTTTTGTGATGCAGACCTCGCCGTATTTTTTCACCGGCAGCGGCAAGGAAATGCTCGGCGAACTGGCCAAGTATCCGATTAGCATGGTGTTTTATATGGGCATCAGGGAGCTTCCCAATCTCGTGCCGCTGCTGCGGCAATCCCATCCCGGAGATCTGCCCATCGCCGTAGTCTATAATGCCGGCTATCCCGATAAAGAGAAGGTGGTCAAGGGCACCCTCGATACTATCCTGGAGCAGGTGGCCGGTGAAAAGGAAAAATGGATGGGACTGATCATCGTGGGACGCTGCCTGGAGGGCAAACCTTACCGCACCCGGGTGGAGAACCTGGTGGGCTATCAGGATGTCAAGAAGTCCAAACAGTCTGACAGCACGGTGCCAAAACCATAA
- a CDS encoding HAD family hydrolase has protein sequence MLMIDIPGFKVLELAHLVLDYNGTVAVDGRLVPGVAERLETLAQDLQIHVITADTFGIVRQQMAHLPCQVSILGKESQAEAKLRYVQQLGAGQTVAMGNGRNDRLMLQAAGLGVAIMLAEGASGEAIRAADVMVRSITDALDLLLNPLRLTATLRS, from the coding sequence ATGCTGATGATCGACATCCCTGGTTTTAAAGTTCTTGAGTTGGCGCATCTGGTCTTGGATTATAACGGTACCGTGGCGGTAGACGGCAGGCTGGTACCAGGTGTGGCTGAGCGTTTGGAGACGCTGGCGCAAGATCTTCAGATCCACGTTATTACTGCTGATACCTTTGGGATTGTGCGGCAGCAGATGGCGCACCTGCCCTGCCAGGTATCGATTTTGGGGAAAGAGTCCCAGGCCGAGGCCAAACTCCGCTATGTGCAACAGCTTGGGGCGGGCCAGACGGTCGCCATGGGGAACGGCCGCAATGACCGCCTCATGCTGCAGGCGGCCGGTTTGGGAGTAGCAATCATGTTGGCAGAGGGCGCCTCCGGGGAGGCAATTCGGGCCGCTGATGTCATGGTCCGGTCTATTACCGACGCCCTGGACCTGTTGCTCAATCCCTTGCGTTTGACTGCCACTTTGAGATCCTAG